Sequence from the Rutidosis leptorrhynchoides isolate AG116_Rl617_1_P2 chromosome 3, CSIRO_AGI_Rlap_v1, whole genome shotgun sequence genome:
ACTAATTACGGGTAAAATTAATCAAATTAGATTTCGATTATTGATGTAACTTCTATGATATCCCAACTAACAATTAGAAAAGATAATTTTGAATACTAAAATCAGGAAAATGGTTGATCAAAAAAATGAGGCAGTTATTACGTGGTTTCCATGTCATGTGTCAAGTCACTCATAAATAATGAAGCATATGATACACCATTGATTTCCATACACATGCTTATGCATCAATATCCTTTACATAATCATTCATAAACACTGAAATCCCAACTAACATGAACATGACCGAGAGAGGAGGTGATAAGAGCTACTAGTACGAATTTTGTAGATGGTGTTTTGAGTTTTAACCGCGAAAGATGATCAACAATTTAGTTCTGTCAAATGTATTGTATGTGACGTCCAAACTTGAAGGGGGCCAGTTTGTTCAAATGAATCTGAAAGCAGGCTCAAGTTTTCCAAACGCGTACTGATCCATCCACGGATGCAGTTATCATACAGTTATCTTTTGGATGATAACTAACACTTGTTACCTGCCAACAAGAAAATTGAATTGTTTGGTTAGATATCAACATGACAATAATCCACGTATTACACAATGTCTCTTTCGTTTATCAAATAAGATTCCAGCCCAAATTTACTTGCCTTTTGACTAGCAACTATCATATGAAGCTCATGAGTCATGACATTAATTTCGGTTAAGTACAGATTTATAAAATAGAAATAGAATCTAAAAGACGCTTACGACTGAGGAGTGAGCACGGAAACTTTTGACTACTGAAGCATCCACCAAATCCCAGAAATAAAGATTGCCATCTTCGGATCCACCGACAACATGAGCATCTGTGTTTGTAAGACAGCAATCCATTTTGAATGACTAGCCAACAAAAGCCAAGTGTTAGTTTAAAAAAATAATAGATACCAAATGAGTTTTGGGTTGAATAAAGATTTTTCCACTCATTTTTACAAATAAGTGGCAACTTTGGTGGGTTAGACGGTTAACAGGTCATTAGttcttatatataaataatatgtaaatgtaaatgtaaatgattTATGTTCTTAACAAACTGATCTTACCTTACATGTATGGCCTTTATATTCTTGTAGTAATTCACCCGTAGTTCTGCAAAGTAAAAGACCAGTCAATAGTCAATACACAGTCGCATCTTTTTAACCAGATATGAAtaagaagaaaaaagaaaaagaaaaaaaaaaacaatttaccGGTCCAAAAGCCGCAATGTAGAATCCAGACAACTGGCTAATACACAGTTACCGTCATTTGACAGTGAGATACAGTTGACAGGTTGTCCCAAGTCATCAGATAATTCTCTGAAAAGGGAACACAAATAAAgttatgaaacatatttcagtaaGAACTCAAAAGTCTCACAATGAACGTAGTGGTCTACTTTAGAGGTGGCAATTTCAACCCGTTAACTTATAAATGGGTCAATTTGTGTTAATTAGTTACATACCTACCAATTCGGATGTCAAATGTTCTTACAGTTCCATCAACACTTCCCGCAATGATTTCAGTTTTTGTTAAACAAACAGACATGACACTGTCTAAAAAGGTGTCAATGATCTGCAAAACAAATAGTACTCATTCATTCTTTCAGCACAAAAACGGACAAAAACTTTGGATTATCTCTAAACTGGAAAAACAAGAAACCTACTTGAATTGGCTCAGTGCTGTGAGATCTACAGTCCCAGGCACGCAAGGAACGGTCATAACCTGCTGACACAACTACAGATGAATATTCATTGAACTTCACAGCATTCACCTGATAAAAAAGGATTAATCAATAGCAAGCTTATAAAATCACAATCAATTTAAAATTACATCCTTTCTATCCAGTTATAATCACACTAACTTTAAAGTAAACAGATATGAGTTATTGATACAATAGTGTGATTATAGATATGGGATTCATAAAACTCATGGTACAGGTATCCATATGAAAAGGCCAACATAGTTCAGTGAACACAATTTCTTATCTATTTGCCTACTGAATAATTAAAGGTGATAAGGAACTATCTTTAATACCTCACTGTCATGGCCTCGGAACTTTCGAATCACGCGACCTGTTGATACATCCCAATAAAATACTTGACGGTCACCACCACACGAGCAGATTTTTGAATTATCACTGCAATAAAGCCACATAAGGTAAGTTATCTACAGCTTAAAACAGAACACAAAGATCCCCTGCTAAGTCACAACAAGAACTAGACAGATGATAACGATAACAAGATAAATAAAGATACATTTTTGACTATTTCATTGGTAAAAAATAGATCCAGATAACTGAcatcaatttttcttttcttttcaacaTCCTAAATGCTTAAACAACTTTTAAGAATTAGATTTGGATGATTTTCCAATCAAATTAATGCAACAAAATATTCTAAAACCATATCTGAACATACTGCTGAGAAGAAAACATACCCTAAAGTATGAATTCCTTTCTGTATGACCAATTGTTATACTTTCTTAACTCTGCAATGCAACTAGAGTCTACACTTTACAACTTTCAGTACACACGCTCATTGTTGGAGATGACCAATTGTATGTGCTTAGTATCATCTAGGCTAATAGAAATGCGAATTGCGCATATTATTGAACCTCTTGGCTGATTTACCATTAGCTATTGTCCAACTTTAAGCATTGTTTAGGATTATTGAATGCTGGACACAGGTAAAGTCAAATGCAGCAACAAATTAAGTCTACTAATAGCTGCAGCTTTGCTAACTATAATCAGattcatatgtgtgtgtgtgtgtgtgttgcagACTTGCAGTTAGGTTTAAGTTTAACACGAGTTATACAATACAGTAACAAGATTTAGAAGAAGAGGGAACAGAGTCACCGGTTCAAATCACATGTACACATATGTATATAAATAGAaatagtatgtatatgtatagctTACGATGTAACATGTACGTCACGAACTTCACGGCCGTGAGATTTGTAGGTTTTGATATGAATTCCGCGGTGTGGATTCCAAAGGCGAATAGTTCGATCTTTACCTCCGGTTAAACAATAATTACCATCTCCGTTAAACCTCGCCGTTAAAACTGCACCTTCATGTCCTTTCAATACGTTCGCTTCTTTCGACGGTAAATCGTTGGCGCTCATCGTTCTCCGGCAACGACCGTCTCTCCTTCAGTGATGTTTTATTTACCCAATCGATCAATTTGGACCGGCTGTGTGATCCTAATACAATTTGGGTTAGACCAGGCCCATTTTTAAAATTTGGGCCAATAACAAGTTAGTTCAACAGTAACCTATTATAGTAGTATATCCATTCGATCATGAGGGATTGTAATGGTCACCCCATCCAGTAAATATTCATTCGATTCACTCGATTAATAATGAATATGGATGAATGCAAATGAATATCGATAAGGATATGGGTAAACTTAAatggatattaatattgatatagataTTGATGAAAAGTTTATCCTTGAATATATCGTTTAACATCCGAAAtgcatatatacaaatacataaatatagatatatgaattATACATTTACTGCATAGTtagaagttcaaacgagaaccaaaaAGGACAAAAACTGCGAGAAACATTAAATTAGAAGAATTTTCACATGTGGCCATGTGGGTAGGTTGAATCACATATATATGTTGATGGAGAGTAAAATTGAACAAAAAGATAGTTTGAAAAAAAAACCTATAATTTAAATATAtgattaacttaaatatataatttctcgttcacatgtgcaaaAACTAAAATGATTGTCACATGTGAGTAGGTTGAAtcacatataaatgttgatgtGTTTGTGAACATGCGAACATTTCATATAATTCACAAttgaacatgtaatttgtggttgtGAACATCTGTTtgctaataatattatcatttagataatatttatatgttacttGTTGAATATAAATGCATATAAACCATGTAATTAAAAAGTTTTCGCACTTTTAAcactttttgtggttctcgtttaaacctacccagtgttgtaaatctcccgagatctccctcgagatctcgtttttagaaggcaaccgagacgagatgttcatctctcgagatttcttggtcaacggggtcaaacttagtcaaagccacaatTTCTCgggttttcttgctaatttgtaagattttcttgtaaaattcgtaatttctaagattttctcgttcATTTCTtgaatatttttgtaaaatctcgtaaaaacgtatttaaatatacatatatttatgtttttatgtatattattattagaaaaactataaagtcaacgtaagtcaacatccgagatctccccgagattattccgagatgccgagatctctttaaaaaagtccaaacgagatctctccgagatctgAATTCTCCAACCTTGAACCTACCTCgtcatttaattttataaatccattTATCGCTATGCATTCTTATTTCTAACAACCACCGTAATGAATTAACgatgatatattataataaaacacatatatctaataaaattaacatacaaaatacacatttaatttgtcataataTGTTTGATAGTAATACAACAAATTGTGTTCTATTTAGATTTTAAGTATGTCATGTTATAAACTTTTGTTATATTACGTTTTTGTTTTAATCGCATGTTTGGAAATATATCTATTTACATGGAAAGTTTTGATTGATgtttcaaagtatatttaatagttAAATGAaagtaaatacaataataatatagaATCGTGTAAAAATCTGATTGTCGAATTTCTTCTTTGTCCATCATGTATTTGCTTGACGCCCTAATTTTGTCACTTTTAACGCCTCGTTAGGGGCATCAATAGTGTCAAAATCCGAAGTCCGCCACCTCGTTGTCAAAAAAATTAACGCTGCGCTGCAGATCGTCTTAGGgcttttatttataaattttatccagTTATTACTAGGATGATTAATGATTAATCATATAATGCACCAACACAACTTAATATCTTACAAGTTCCAACAGTTAATAAAATGCTTAACTTGTGACCATTATCAAACACAAAAGATCAGCAGTGACTGAAGAGGATGACACGAAACAGGGGATTCTAACTTGCCCAGTGCAAAACCTGACACAGAAACAAACAGTTGGCTGTCTATAGGCTGATTCAATTACAGTTTACTTGGACCAAAAAATTCAAAACGAAAGTAATTGTTCAATATCATAGATGCTAAAGTATGTCTCTCAAAATTTAGGTGTTTCAACTAATTGACAATGAAGTATACAAAATGCTAGATCTTAAAAGGATAAGCATAAACAGAAACCAATAGACCAATCTTAGTGTAGAGCAATACCACCACCTGAATACTCGACTTCATGTGCAGGTGGTAAAGACGAAACCCAATCAGACGCATGAGTCGGAAGAAGACCAAGTGTGTTCAGCTTCCAAACATACTTATTTCTAGCAACCATATAGTGAATTAGCTATGATATATTATGATAAAACACGTACATATAACAAAAtacacatttaatttgtcataatcTATGTTTGATAGTAATTCAACAAATTGATCTATGTTTGATAGTAATTCAATTTGATAGTAATTCAACAAAATGTGTTCTATTTTCGAAATTTTTACACCTCGATtctatattattattgtatttacttTCATAGGTGTAAAAATCTGATTTGAGTGTCGAATTTCTTCTTTGTCCGTCATGTATTTGCTTGACGGCCTAATTTCGTCACTTTTAATGCCTCGTTAGGGGCTTTAATACTGTCAAAATCCGCCACCTCGTCGCCAAAAAATTGACGCTGCGCTGCAGATCGTCCTACGGCTTTAATTCTTAAACTTTATCTAGTTATTACTAGTATGATCAATGATTAATCATACATACAATGCACCAACACAACTTCATATCTTCCAAGTTCCAACAGTTAATAAAATGCTTAATTGTGACCATTATCAGACACAAGATCAGCAGTGACTGAAGAGGATGACATGAAACAGGGGATTCTAACTTGCCCAGTGCAAAACCTCACACAGAAACAAATAGGCGCCTGTCTATAGGCTGATTCAATTACAGTTTACTTGGACCAAAAATTTCAAAAGGAAAGCAATTGTTCAATACCATAGATGCTAAAATATGTCTCTCAAAATTTAGGTGTTTCAACTAAAAAATActgtaattgataacaaagtatacaAAGGGCTAGATCTTAAAAGGATAGGCGTAAAACAGAAAGCAAGAGACTAATCTTAGTGTAGAGCAATACCACCGCCTGAATACTCGACTTCATGTGCAGGGGGTAAAGACGAAACCCAATCAGACGCATGAGTCGGAAGAAGACCAAGTGTGTTCAGCTTCCAAACACCAAGTAACATACCTCCTAAATTTAAGGCAATATACATTAACTTGGGTGCAAGTAGATCAACTTTATTATCCTTATAAGGTTCGAAAACCTTCCCAACCCCTTGAAGGGCACTTAACGGTTGCCAAAGAGCTGAAAATGTTATTCCAATGCTAAACAAATGAACAGTGCTTCCAGCCATCCACATCATGAACCCCATCATCATCAAATTCTTAAATGGAGCTTGGGCCACTTCCCATGCTTTCTGAGACTTCCAGTTTGATTCAGCGTCTTTCTTTTGACGACTCAGAGTTGAATCATCTTGATCATGTGACGCACGAGTGAAACCTGGTGGGTCCGGAATGTCACGAGACGAATGACCGGATGAATTGTCTGTGAAGTCAACAGCCCATTTTCTAGTTCCAATCACTCCTTTCCCCTTTTCCATCTGCAAAGGCAATTTTAATAAACAACGTAAGTGGGCAATGTATAACCATTGTTGTGGATGACAGACCATTACTTCAAATAAAAAATGATTACTAAATTATAGATAAAACGGGGTAGATGGTTTAGTTCGTTCACAATATGATGACTTTTGACCTGTTTACTTTTGGGCTAGTATAACTTCTTAAAAAACGTATTAACGCGTTAGAGACAGGACCAAACAAAACCCGGAATTGAATCAGTTAGaaacaattgggtcgaaattgtatTTGTAATCTATTATAATATGAAATCTCTGCGCAATTCCTTGAAAAGCCAATAAAGTATGGTGATACAAGGTTTTTACTTCTAATTACAAGGCTAACAATACTCAAAAATCAATTTCACTTTCAGAAGCTGCTTTAAAAATATGTAACACCTGATAGATATCTAAAATGATGCACTGCACAAGTTGAAGCATTAGATTGTACGAGCAATTCACTGATCATGCTATTATCAATTCACTCCTAAAGAGTACTATATGACTACTTGTTACTGTTAGAATATGGACAAGAATACAAGTACAAGTGCAGGTCAAACAACCATATTGGGTTGTTTGACTTTTGGGATCAGATTTTGTCTTCATCACTTCCCATTTCTACAAGGCAACAAGAATAACAAGATTTCCTTAAATGTGTCTTAGGGGTTCCAAAAGAGAAATTGGAGCCAACCTAGTTAAAGAAATAGCTGTTACTAGATtaggtgtatatatacacacatcactTGTAAAACATCTCAATTCAATCTGTATCAATTTATCAATCAATACAAATATCAAAATATTTTACTTATCTTGTTCATTAAATTCatcatggtatcagagctgaaGGTTTGAGTCCTCAAACATCTTCATTAGCTTATCATTTACCATTTTCTAACTGGTCACCATGTCTCACGACGGCAGCCAATCACCACCATCAATTCAGTCCCAAACCAACCAAATCAGTGACTTAACAAGTCAAATTGCTGACTTGTTAAGAAATAGCATGAACCTGCAACAACCAAAAATTTCAGACACCTTGAAAATTGGTTCGAGTCTTAACAGCTCAAATTATGCTTTATGGTCAAGAATGATGAAGGTAGTCATTGGAGGAAAGTCCAAGGCTCTCCTAAATCACTTGACTACAAACCCACCAGATTCCACAGATGAGAAATATGATCAATGGGAGCAAGAAGACTTAATTGTCTTTTCTTGGCTTATACAAAACATAGAACCCAGCCTTGCAAGCAACCTTACCTCATTTTCAACATCAAAACTGTTATGGGAAGCCTTAACTACCACTTACAGCAGTGGTGTTGATAAGCTTCAGATTTACGATCTTTATGTTAAAGCTAATGAGATTAAACAAGGTAACATGAATCTTGAAGAGCTATGGATACTGAAATCAGAGAACAATCAAACAAGGGAACATACCTAATTTTGTAGTGTGTGTTACTTCTATCTCAGGAGCAGACAAACAATATATAGACAAGCAATATATAGATACATGAAGTGTAACCCTAGAAGTTTCTAGTGTTAACTATACATTAAATGCCCAACCATTACCAACCAACTgtatttaacactccccctcaagctgGAGTATAGATATTGAACATGCCCAGCTTGCCACAAAATCGACGGATACAATATCCGGGTAATGCTTTCGTGAAGATATCGGCTAACTGTTCATTACTTTTGACATGAGATAATCTAATAATCCCTTCTTCTAACTTTTCTCGAGTGAAATGACAGTCAACTTCTATATGTTTGGTTCTTTCATGAAAGACAGGGTTGCTTGCGATATGAATGGCCGCTTTGTTATCACACCACAAGTCCACTGGCTCGGACTGAGCAAAGCCAATTTCGCCAAGAAGATTACGAACCCATATAAGTTCACAAGTGGTCTGTGCCATGGCTCGATACTCGGATTCCGCACTCGAACGAGATACCACattttgtttcttacttttccaagACACAAGATTTCCTCCAACAAAGACACAATAACCTGTTGTAGACCGTTTAGTTGTGGGATCACCATTATAATCAGCATCAGAAAAACCCTCAATGGTGTGATGACCATGATTCTGATATAAGATACCACGACCCGGAGTACCTTTTaagtactttaaaatatgagtgacAGCATTCCAATGTGAGGTTCTTGGAGATGATAAGAACTGACTAACAACACTTACGGGAAAGGCAATATCAGGACGAGTGAGGGTAAGGTAATTCAACTTCCCGACAATTCTTCTATACTTTTCTGGATTGATGAGTTCTTCTCCGTCATCTGCCTTCAACTTTACATTCGGTATCATCGGTGCTTCACATATTTTTGCATCAATCAAACCAGAATCACTGAGCACGTCTAAACAATACTTTCTCTGAGATAAGAAAATGCCTCTTTTGTTTCGAGAGACTTCAATACCAAGAAAGTATTTCAAAGGACCAAGATCCTTTGTTTGAAACTGAGTACTTAAGAATGTTTTCAACCTATTAATTCCTTCTTTATCACTACCGGTGATAacaatatcatccacataaacaaCAAGTAAAATGCACCCAGAGTTCGATGAAGCGAAGAATACCGAGTGGTCATATGCACTTCTTCTTAAGCCAAAGTCCCGTACC
This genomic interval carries:
- the LOC139895881 gene encoding uncharacterized protein, which translates into the protein MSANDLPSKEANVLKGHEGAVLTARFNGDGNYCLTGGKDRTIRLWNPHRGIHIKTYKSHGREVRDVHVTSDNSKICSCGGDRQVFYWDVSTGRVIRKFRGHDSEVNAVKFNEYSSVVVSAGYDRSLRAWDCRSHSTEPIQIIDTFLDSVMSVCLTKTEIIAGSVDGTVRTFDIRIGRELSDDLGQPVNCISLSNDGNCVLASCLDSTLRLLDRTTGELLQEYKGHTCKSFKMDCCLTNTDAHVVGGSEDGNLYFWDLVDASVVKSFRAHSSVVTSVSYHPKDNCMITASVDGSVRVWKT
- the LOC139895882 gene encoding uncharacterized protein, whose translation is MEKGKGVIGTRKWAVDFTDNSSGHSSRDIPDPPGFTRASHDQDDSTLSRQKKDAESNWKSQKAWEVAQAPFKNLMMMGFMMWMAGSTVHLFSIGITFSALWQPLSALQGVGKVFEPYKDNKVDLLAPKLMYIALNLGGMLLGVWKLNTLGLLPTHASDWVSSLPPAHEVEYSGGGIALH
- the LOC139899797 gene encoding uncharacterized mitochondrial protein AtMg00810-like, encoding MEQPPMFVAQGESGKVCRLRKAIYGLKQSPRAWFGKFNAVVRDFGLRRSAYDHSVFFASSNSGCILLVVYVDDIVITGSDKEGINRLKTFLSTQFQTKDLGPLKYFLGIEVSRNKRGIFLSQRKYCLDVLSDSGLIDAKICEAPMIPNVKLKADDGEELINPEKYRRIVGKLNYLTLTRPDIAFPVSVVSQFLSSPRTSHWNAVTHILKYLKGTPGRGILYQNHGHHTIEGFSDADYNGDPTTKRSTTGYCVFVGGNLVSWKSKKQNVVSRSSAESEYRAMAQTTCELIWVRNLLGEIGFAQSEPVDLWCDNKAAIHIASNPVFHERTKHIEVDCHFTREKLEEGIIRLSHVKSNEQLADIFTKALPGYCIRRFCGKLGMFNIYTPA